A window of the Cystobacter fuscus genome harbors these coding sequences:
- a CDS encoding IS1182 family transposase, whose translation MTLAVSPPKVTGEIARWTPPRELNEQEQQIVERMSRNGKLFAFLRLNRHKLMDEAFQAELASMYRQTGAGKVAIAPGLMAMAILLQGYMGVSDATLVELTVFDLRVQMVLGWLGHSEPAFSQGSLYEFRQRLMRNQMDRRLLEKTVEVAREQKEFGERKLKTLLRVAIDSKPLEGAGRVEDTINLVGHAARKVMMCVAKLLGCSKQQACREAGIPLLLEKSIKKGLDVDWSEAGQKKKALQALLEQVESMMSWLRKNLAEEMEEEPLREHVQTLEQIRKQDLEPDPEGGGVRVRQQVAEERRVSVEDGEMRHGRKSKSKRFNGFKQHVATALDEELILACAVTPANRPEAEATPALEKDMEKQGVKIDELHIDRGYINSSIVDSVLEEGGEVLSKPWKARNGELFAKSDFKIDMRSRTITCPEGKTMRFELGKTVEFATKDCETCPLREKCTQAQIGQGRTVAISEDEALQHKLRKLMKTPAGRERLRKRVGVEHRQAHIARRQGRRARYRGVRKNVFDLRRAASIQNLETWQRHLELSQQQVG comes from the coding sequence ATGACCTTAGCCGTCAGTCCGCCGAAGGTGACCGGAGAGATAGCTCGATGGACTCCTCCGCGGGAGTTGAACGAGCAAGAGCAACAGATTGTCGAACGGATGAGCCGTAACGGCAAGCTGTTCGCTTTTCTGCGTCTGAATCGGCACAAGCTGATGGATGAGGCTTTTCAGGCGGAACTGGCCTCCATGTACCGCCAGACAGGAGCAGGGAAAGTGGCTATAGCACCCGGGCTGATGGCAATGGCAATACTCTTACAGGGATACATGGGAGTGTCGGATGCCACCCTGGTGGAACTGACGGTCTTCGACTTGAGAGTGCAGATGGTGTTGGGCTGGTTGGGTCACAGCGAGCCGGCGTTCTCCCAGGGCTCGTTGTATGAGTTTCGTCAGCGGCTGATGAGAAACCAAATGGACCGGCGCCTCCTGGAGAAGACAGTCGAGGTGGCGCGGGAACAGAAAGAGTTCGGTGAGCGAAAGCTCAAGACGCTGTTGCGAGTGGCGATTGACTCAAAGCCACTGGAGGGAGCTGGCCGGGTAGAGGACACCATCAACCTGGTAGGACACGCAGCGCGCAAGGTGATGATGTGCGTGGCGAAGCTGCTGGGATGTTCCAAGCAGCAGGCCTGCCGAGAGGCGGGTATTCCCTTGTTGTTGGAAAAAAGTATCAAGAAGGGATTGGATGTGGACTGGAGCGAAGCGGGGCAGAAAAAGAAAGCGCTGCAAGCCCTGCTCGAGCAAGTGGAAAGCATGATGTCCTGGCTAAGAAAGAATCTGGCAGAGGAGATGGAAGAGGAGCCTTTGAGGGAACACGTTCAGACTCTCGAGCAGATTCGCAAGCAGGACCTGGAGCCGGACCCAGAAGGAGGAGGTGTCCGCGTTCGCCAGCAAGTGGCGGAAGAGAGACGAGTGTCGGTAGAAGATGGGGAGATGCGTCATGGACGCAAGAGCAAAAGCAAGCGCTTCAACGGATTCAAGCAGCATGTGGCCACGGCGCTGGACGAAGAACTCATCCTGGCATGTGCTGTGACGCCCGCCAACCGACCTGAAGCGGAGGCAACACCGGCGCTTGAGAAGGACATGGAGAAGCAAGGAGTGAAGATTGACGAGTTACACATAGACCGGGGGTATATCAACAGCAGTATCGTGGACAGCGTGCTCGAGGAGGGAGGGGAAGTGCTGAGCAAGCCGTGGAAGGCACGCAATGGGGAGTTGTTCGCGAAGTCAGACTTCAAAATAGATATGCGAAGCCGGACCATCACGTGTCCGGAGGGGAAGACAATGCGCTTCGAACTGGGAAAGACAGTCGAATTCGCGACAAAGGACTGTGAGACTTGTCCATTGCGCGAGAAATGTACACAAGCCCAGATAGGACAAGGACGGACTGTGGCAATCAGTGAAGATGAAGCGCTCCAGCACAAGTTGCGCAAATTAATGAAGACACCTGCTGGGCGAGAGCGACTCAGGAAGCGAGTAGGGGTGGAACATCGACAAGCCCATATAGCGCGACGACAGGGGCGTCGTGCGCGCTATCGGGGCGTGCGTAAGAACGTCTTTGATCTACGACGTGCGGCCAGCATCCAGAATTTGGAGACATGGCAACGCCATCTAGAGTTGTCCCAGCAGCAGGTGGGATGA